A genomic segment from bacterium encodes:
- a CDS encoding CDP-glycerol glycerophosphotransferase family protein → MKTVFLFLKNSLFISDLLKTNYIKYLSEKYRVVIFSNTISLESVQAGEYFSSPNVEYVNWRVQNPKLFAIFKFLRMACMHELDRLPSMKIYYNSRPFRRDKRARLLRFLSWPLAPLLTIDFFTKLETIFTCHVSLFQDYVKKYQPVLVITATPGIQVFDAEAIILAKKFKILTLATNFSWDNLTAFKAVRVRKPDYLFVWNKIIQEAALAVHYFSPQRVYITGSTRFDKYFDDSHPIIDRNKFLLSKNLDPNKKTILFATVASGNCPYQLTVLQAILKARQIGELPPVNVLVRLHPFNGGESYRDIQDEPDFYLEKAGREVKIQSGESRIEMDQADFINLKSTLAHTDININYKSTISLESFIFDKPVVNFIDPTAPFQNNYYYQEGSYYYPLVKEGAVTVAVDNNELIKIINTYLANPKIGSASRQKIANSFFASQDGSAYKRNVDFLEKIVAV, encoded by the coding sequence ATGAAAACTGTTTTTTTATTTTTAAAAAATAGTCTGTTTATTTCGGATTTATTAAAAACTAATTATATCAAATACCTCTCGGAGAAATACCGAGTGGTTATTTTTAGCAATACTATCAGTTTGGAAAGTGTGCAAGCGGGAGAATATTTTTCTTCGCCCAATGTGGAATATGTTAACTGGCGGGTTCAAAACCCAAAGTTGTTTGCCATTTTTAAGTTTTTAAGGATGGCTTGCATGCATGAACTGGATCGTTTGCCGAGCATGAAGATATATTATAATAGCCGGCCATTTAGAAGAGACAAGCGGGCTCGGTTGCTTCGTTTTCTGTCCTGGCCGTTGGCACCATTACTGACCATAGATTTTTTTACCAAACTGGAAACCATTTTTACTTGCCATGTTAGTCTTTTTCAAGATTATGTTAAAAAATATCAACCAGTTTTAGTTATAACCGCTACCCCAGGGATTCAAGTTTTTGACGCCGAAGCAATCATTCTGGCAAAAAAATTCAAGATACTTACCTTAGCAACTAATTTTAGTTGGGATAATCTAACAGCTTTTAAAGCGGTACGAGTGCGTAAACCGGATTATCTTTTTGTCTGGAATAAAATTATCCAAGAGGCAGCACTGGCTGTTCATTACTTTTCTCCACAACGGGTTTATATAACCGGAAGCACTCGGTTTGATAAATATTTTGACGATTCTCATCCCATTATTGACCGCAATAAGTTTTTACTGTCTAAAAATTTAGATCCCAATAAGAAAACTATTTTATTTGCCACAGTTGCTTCGGGGAATTGCCCATATCAGTTAACAGTACTCCAGGCAATTTTGAAAGCACGCCAGATTGGTGAGTTGCCACCAGTGAATGTACTAGTCCGTTTACATCCCTTTAACGGTGGAGAAAGTTATCGGGACATACAAGATGAACCTGATTTTTATCTTGAAAAAGCTGGTCGAGAGGTTAAAATTCAGTCTGGAGAGAGTAGAATTGAAATGGATCAAGCCGATTTCATTAATTTAAAGTCAACATTGGCCCACACTGATATTAACATTAATTATAAATCCACTATTTCTTTGGAGTCGTTTATTTTTGATAAACCTGTGGTTAATTTTATTGATCCGACAGCGCCTTTTCAAAATAATTATTACTACCAAGAAGGGTCTTATTATTATCCGCTGGTTAAAGAGGGTGCGGTAACAGTGGCGGTAGATAATAATGAACTTATTAAAATTATAAATACTTACCTAGCTAACCCAAAAATTGGTAGTGCTAGTCGTCAAAAAATCGCCAATAGTTTTTTTGCTTCTCAAGATGGCTCGGCTTATAAGCGCAATGTGGATTTTTTGGAAAAGATAGTTGCGGTTTAA
- a CDS encoding class I SAM-dependent methyltransferase, protein MNLKISFSLPRHCQVKSPIPVGGISYWAQYFLDCAREITNLVRYGNVGRGVRNQHLVKKTYEKIWGLGNEAWVRQMTTATYKSVFANQELITNKWFGKNIYLQIVSQLFDQLDCRSVLEVGSGRGDNITLLSFQNPKLKLTGLELSRMGTQRSQELITNFPKQLISDFFGEKYLISKESLENLKQIKFFNGDATQMDFPDNSFDATFTIMVLEQMPHSYPKALEEICRVTKKYCIFLEPFREANGFKGRLHLNRVDYFRSSYKEFQKFGLEPIFFYKDYPQKVTFGTGILVARVVK, encoded by the coding sequence ATGAATTTAAAAATTTCTTTTTCTTTGCCGCGCCACTGCCAAGTAAAAAGCCCAATTCCTGTGGGGGGAATTTCTTATTGGGCTCAATACTTTTTAGATTGCGCTCGCGAAATCACCAACTTGGTTCGTTATGGTAACGTCGGTCGAGGAGTCAGAAATCAGCATTTAGTTAAAAAAACGTATGAAAAGATTTGGGGTCTGGGTAACGAAGCGTGGGTTAGGCAAATGACCACAGCCACTTATAAAAGTGTCTTTGCGAATCAAGAATTGATAACAAATAAGTGGTTTGGTAAGAATATTTATTTGCAAATCGTTTCACAACTTTTTGATCAATTGGATTGCAGATCAGTTTTAGAGGTCGGATCTGGGCGAGGTGATAATATTACTCTATTATCTTTTCAGAATCCAAAACTGAAATTAACAGGGTTGGAGCTGTCGCGTATGGGCACCCAAAGAAGCCAGGAACTTATTACCAATTTTCCCAAACAGCTGATTTCTGATTTTTTTGGAGAGAAGTATTTAATTAGCAAGGAAAGTCTGGAAAATTTGAAGCAGATAAAGTTTTTTAATGGTGATGCGACACAAATGGATTTTCCCGATAACTCTTTTGATGCCACTTTTACGATTATGGTGTTGGAACAAATGCCGCATAGTTACCCAAAGGCTTTAGAAGAAATATGTAGAGTAACAAAAAAATATTGTATTTTTCTTGAACCTTTTCGGGAGGCCAATGGTTTTAAGGGTAGACTACATTTAAACAGGGTGGATTATTTCCGATCCAGCTATAAAGAATTCCAAAAATTTGGGCTTGAGCCTATTTTTTTCTATAAGGACTACCCTCAAAAAGTAACTTTTGGTACTGGTATTTTGGTTGCCCGCGTGGTTAAATAA
- a CDS encoding phytanoyl-CoA dioxygenase family protein: protein MFIYKRYILKIVNRALLVLGRFKKLLVFLVTRPYYAIRTSWPVWYFILNRESVRLYRKYNATVVLSNVQKKIIQDLKDKGLAIVHINELFPEEILFQLEKYFKQLLPTAQSRRGKPFLKELWEMFPLINLDNPFVALALDSRILEIVNSYLGLFSKFRIFTLNVTVPVGVGIEAIKSQRWHRDPEDKKMCKVFLYLNDVDEQAGPFTYVIGSQHGGPWRNIFPQRPPKGFYPPAGSVERKIPKENVKTITGKAGTLVFCDTSGLHKGGLATTKERVMFTACYSSQASLWPVMYRYPENFDRQLVTQHELARYALKNQPSKKAVSDY from the coding sequence ATGTTTATTTACAAAAGATATATTTTAAAAATAGTTAATCGTGCTTTATTAGTTCTAGGACGTTTTAAAAAGTTGTTGGTTTTTTTGGTGACTAGGCCCTATTACGCTATCCGGACATCTTGGCCGGTTTGGTACTTTATTTTAAATCGCGAAAGTGTTCGTTTGTATAGAAAATATAATGCCACTGTAGTTTTGTCCAATGTTCAAAAAAAAATTATTCAAGACCTGAAAGATAAGGGTCTGGCCATAGTCCATATTAACGAACTTTTCCCAGAAGAAATTCTATTTCAACTGGAAAAATATTTTAAGCAACTATTGCCCACAGCCCAATCAAGAAGGGGCAAGCCCTTTTTAAAGGAGCTATGGGAGATGTTCCCATTAATTAATCTTGATAATCCATTTGTGGCGCTGGCGTTGGATTCGCGAATTTTAGAAATCGTTAACAGTTATTTGGGGCTTTTTTCCAAATTCCGTATTTTTACTTTAAATGTTACTGTTCCAGTTGGAGTAGGTATTGAAGCTATTAAATCACAACGTTGGCATCGGGATCCCGAAGACAAAAAGATGTGCAAGGTTTTTCTTTATTTAAATGATGTAGACGAACAAGCCGGTCCATTTACATATGTAATTGGTTCTCAACACGGAGGTCCTTGGCGGAATATTTTTCCACAGCGTCCACCCAAAGGTTTTTATCCGCCGGCCGGATCAGTTGAGAGAAAAATACCGAAAGAGAACGTCAAAACAATTACCGGCAAAGCTGGGACTTTAGTTTTTTGCGACACCAGCGGCTTACATAAGGGTGGCTTAGCGACAACAAAGGAAAGGGTAATGTTCACGGCTTGTTATAGTTCTCAAGCATCTCTTTGGCCAGTTATGTATCGTTATCCGGAGAATTTTGACAGACAGCTGGTTACTCAGCATGAGTTGGCGCGCTACGCACTGAAAAATCAACCATCTAAAAAAGCAGTTTCTGATTACTAA
- a CDS encoding methyltransferase domain-containing protein encodes MEKLGFKIKEFVKLNKFRPMEINPSIPLEFYQNCPACGLAFKAVCALTSIKYKNFLRIGCCDFCGHVAYMDRPTQSWISNFYSEEWGDQSFKNLEKRIDKAKRKVEMSQLMLKMNVTIRLANKFSEYKEVVVCEIGSGVGQSLRQLSELGFRNLVGVESSRAQVVVASQGYGMNVLFGDFESSLVQDQLKNIAPVRMFLAQHVLEHVTQPDSFFEKISCLQENGDLIILSVPNFAQEAAMGTLLYLPHLHSFTIKSLNMLLNNAGYQIIDDSLTTDQYINVVAKKTGQFPQSETKTGNYFDKAIMKLKSGLLLKKRLKNLSYYWSWPDYQNRCEKMVRGGSFKKWLWSTFSSQWRSTKLRCVLVEPLAIPFVSSPKIPIEVQFEDNIKLWVA; translated from the coding sequence ATGGAAAAATTGGGATTCAAAATAAAGGAGTTTGTAAAATTAAATAAATTTAGGCCTATGGAAATAAACCCCAGTATTCCGTTGGAGTTTTATCAAAACTGTCCCGCGTGTGGTTTGGCCTTTAAAGCGGTTTGTGCTTTGACCAGTATCAAGTATAAAAATTTTTTAAGAATCGGATGTTGTGATTTTTGTGGGCATGTAGCTTACATGGATAGGCCGACTCAATCATGGATTAGTAATTTTTATTCGGAAGAATGGGGCGATCAGTCATTTAAAAATTTAGAGAAAAGAATAGATAAAGCTAAAAGAAAAGTCGAAATGAGCCAACTAATGTTAAAGATGAATGTAACCATCAGGCTAGCTAACAAATTTTCTGAATATAAAGAAGTTGTGGTGTGTGAAATTGGTAGCGGTGTTGGCCAATCATTAAGACAACTTTCTGAATTGGGCTTTAGGAATTTAGTAGGTGTAGAGAGTTCAAGAGCTCAAGTTGTGGTTGCTTCACAGGGTTATGGTATGAATGTGCTCTTCGGGGATTTTGAAAGTAGTTTGGTTCAAGATCAGTTAAAGAATATTGCCCCAGTGCGGATGTTTCTTGCTCAGCATGTACTTGAGCATGTCACTCAACCAGATAGTTTTTTCGAAAAAATTTCCTGTTTACAGGAAAATGGAGATTTGATTATTTTAAGTGTGCCGAATTTTGCACAGGAAGCAGCCATGGGCACCTTACTATACTTGCCCCATCTTCACTCTTTCACGATAAAATCATTAAATATGTTGCTTAATAATGCGGGGTATCAAATTATTGATGATTCTTTAACCACGGATCAGTATATTAATGTAGTTGCCAAAAAGACAGGTCAATTTCCTCAGAGCGAGACAAAAACCGGAAATTATTTCGATAAGGCTATTATGAAATTAAAAAGCGGTTTATTGTTAAAGAAACGACTCAAAAATCTTAGTTATTATTGGAGTTGGCCTGATTATCAAAACAGGTGTGAAAAAATGGTACGAGGAGGGTCATTTAAAAAATGGTTATGGTCCACATTCTCGTCCCAATGGAGATCTACCAAATTAAGATGTGTTCTTGTTGAACCGTTAGCTATTCCGTTTGTTTCTTCACCAAAAATACCGATAGAAGTGCAATTTGAGGATAATATAAAACTTTGGGTTGCCTAA
- a CDS encoding polysaccharide pyruvyl transferase family protein encodes MKLIHLANFKSTNIGNGALIYGTERVLTEDLGPVEFLAEPWDDYTFEIKKFDQSFVDKVNNADGLLVGGAVAFNGRHYLPNTGFRLDLPYNLLTQIKKPIIFYGISYKFWPKQYYHHRDKLIKAMAWLLSNPKVLFAVRNDGCKPWLESLIGYQSDRIIEVPDPALFVTATDHEYPELVRDKPNVLLSLNNEDEVYRYGGRTRELFWSVLGSHVSENRLLKFWRNVPDWQGRKTIFLKRLARAIERLVAEQELNLILVPHYFDDYKTMTELIGFLKPRILHQVTISTGLQRVSQTEYFYGRYAKADLALSMRIHSMSPSIGLGTPMIPLISQTRMSDFLDNVGLQDIGVDIFDLDLADKVYIKARHALANKKELKDRFRNVFEEQRDEFRRFNKKVSELLGVSSLF; translated from the coding sequence ATGAAACTAATTCACCTCGCTAATTTCAAAAGTACCAATATTGGTAATGGAGCTTTAATTTATGGTACCGAACGAGTTTTGACTGAAGACCTCGGTCCCGTAGAGTTTTTAGCTGAACCGTGGGATGATTATACTTTTGAAATAAAAAAATTTGACCAAAGTTTTGTTGATAAAGTTAATAATGCTGACGGATTATTGGTGGGTGGAGCCGTGGCTTTTAACGGCAGACATTATTTGCCTAATACCGGTTTTCGTTTAGATCTGCCCTATAATCTTTTGACACAGATTAAAAAACCCATAATTTTTTACGGTATTTCCTATAAATTTTGGCCCAAGCAATATTATCATCATCGTGACAAATTGATTAAGGCTATGGCTTGGTTACTCTCTAATCCTAAAGTTTTATTCGCGGTTCGCAATGACGGTTGTAAACCCTGGCTGGAATCCCTGATTGGTTACCAATCAGATAGAATTATTGAGGTTCCAGATCCAGCTCTTTTTGTTACAGCCACCGATCACGAATATCCTGAATTGGTCCGGGACAAGCCCAATGTGTTATTATCTCTCAATAATGAAGATGAAGTTTATCGCTATGGTGGTAGAACTCGAGAGTTGTTCTGGTCGGTTTTAGGTTCCCATGTTTCCGAAAATAGACTTTTAAAGTTCTGGCGTAATGTCCCAGATTGGCAAGGACGAAAGACGATTTTTTTGAAACGATTAGCCCGAGCCATTGAAAGACTAGTTGCTGAACAAGAACTAAATCTTATTCTTGTACCACATTATTTTGACGACTACAAAACCATGACCGAATTGATTGGCTTTTTGAAACCCAGGATTCTCCATCAGGTTACCATCTCCACTGGTTTACAGCGTGTTTCCCAGACAGAGTATTTCTATGGCCGCTATGCCAAAGCTGATCTGGCGCTTAGTATGAGAATTCATTCAATGTCACCGTCTATTGGTTTAGGTACGCCGATGATTCCTTTAATTTCTCAAACACGTATGTCGGATTTTCTAGATAATGTCGGTTTGCAGGATATTGGAGTCGATATTTTTGATCTTGATTTAGCAGATAAAGTTTATATTAAAGCCCGGCATGCTTTGGCCAACAAAAAAGAATTAAAAGATAGGTTTAGAAATGTTTTCGAAGAACAGAGAGATGAATTTAGGAGGTTTAATAAAAAGGTTTCGGAACTTTTGGGCGTATCCTCACTCTTTTAA
- a CDS encoding acylneuraminate cytidylyltransferase family protein: protein MSKNIKDVRTLGIIPARGGSKGIPYKNIAPLAGRPLIYYTIKAAQNATKLDAFLVSTDDLKIAEVAKSFGADVPFLRPKKYARADSTDIEFLKHAVEWAEKHRGWQPEFIVLLKPTSPFRTSKDIDQAIEYIEKTKCDSVRTVHIPSHSPYKMWKFKKNTNKLMPILLTKYFAKHTTDVPRQWLDPAYLQDSNVDITRTKFIKKGRVWGKDLRGIVVDSNKTIDIDTPMDLELAEFLIKRGYLPQLN from the coding sequence ATGAGTAAAAATATTAAAGATGTAAGGACATTAGGAATTATTCCGGCTCGCGGAGGTTCTAAAGGTATTCCTTATAAAAACATCGCGCCTTTGGCCGGCCGGCCTTTGATTTATTACACCATTAAAGCAGCTCAAAACGCTACTAAGTTAGACGCTTTTTTAGTTTCTACAGATGATTTAAAAATTGCCGAAGTAGCTAAATCATTTGGGGCCGATGTCCCATTTTTACGACCCAAAAAGTATGCTCGCGCTGATTCAACCGATATTGAATTTTTAAAGCATGCTGTGGAGTGGGCAGAAAAACATCGCGGTTGGCAGCCGGAGTTTATTGTTTTGTTAAAACCCACTAGTCCTTTTAGAACCAGTAAAGATATTGATCAAGCTATAGAATATATAGAAAAAACAAAATGTGATTCAGTACGGACAGTGCATATTCCATCGCACAGTCCCTACAAAATGTGGAAATTCAAAAAGAACACTAACAAGCTAATGCCAATTTTATTAACAAAATATTTTGCTAAACACACTACCGATGTTCCGAGGCAATGGCTTGATCCGGCCTACTTGCAGGATAGTAATGTGGATATTACCCGGACCAAATTTATAAAAAAAGGAAGAGTTTGGGGGAAAGATTTGCGAGGAATTGTTGTTGACTCTAATAAAACAATTGACATTGATACGCCTATGGATTTGGAATTAGCTGAGTTTTTGATAAAAAGGGGTTATCTGCCCCAGCTTAATTAA
- a CDS encoding SDR family oxidoreductase translates to MKDIFSVEGKVIIITGGSGFLGKQYCEFLRGRGATVVNWDLGTKVDVMDFTSVNKATKAVVKKFGRIDVLINNAAFNTQVGSGKNENSWAPYEVFSSKLWSREIDINLKGQMLPTQAVVCHMIQQKFGSIIFIASDLAIIGPQNRIYDAGKFKDIAYITSKAGVLGLMRSWAAYLGSYNIRVNAFVPGGMYRNQPEDFVRRNSELNMLNRMSKVGEYNGPIVFLASDASSYMTGACLIVDGGRTAW, encoded by the coding sequence ATGAAAGATATTTTTTCGGTAGAAGGTAAGGTCATTATAATAACTGGAGGCAGTGGTTTTTTGGGGAAGCAGTATTGCGAGTTTCTAAGGGGACGTGGTGCCACAGTTGTTAATTGGGATCTGGGAACAAAGGTTGATGTTATGGATTTTACCAGTGTTAATAAAGCAACCAAGGCGGTTGTAAAAAAATTTGGGCGTATTGATGTGTTAATAAATAATGCTGCTTTTAACACGCAGGTTGGCAGTGGTAAAAATGAAAATAGTTGGGCTCCTTATGAAGTGTTCTCATCTAAATTGTGGAGCCGGGAAATTGATATAAATCTGAAGGGTCAAATGTTACCTACTCAAGCGGTGGTGTGCCATATGATCCAACAGAAGTTTGGCTCAATTATTTTTATAGCTTCGGACTTGGCCATTATTGGCCCCCAAAATCGTATCTATGATGCTGGGAAGTTTAAAGATATTGCCTACATTACTTCCAAGGCGGGCGTATTAGGCCTGATGCGGTCTTGGGCGGCTTATTTAGGTTCGTATAATATAAGAGTTAACGCTTTTGTGCCAGGTGGCATGTATAGAAACCAGCCAGAGGATTTTGTTCGTCGAAATTCTGAACTTAATATGTTAAACAGAATGTCTAAGGTAGGAGAATATAACGGTCCGATTGTTTTTTTGGCATCGGATGCATCTTCATATATGACAGGTGCTTGTTTGATTGTGGATGGTGGACGAACAGCTTGGTAA
- a CDS encoding HAD hydrolase family protein, which produces MGSDLSKRLRQLKLIAFDFDGIFTDGKVIVDQHGNESVICSRKDTLRFPELRKHGVDLVVISKEKNPVVTKRCEKMKVDCLQGVDEKLIAFKQLLQARNLSIVEIAFMGDDINDMECLKFAGLAFTVADGHVECMAIADYVTSRKGGDHAVREVCDLILEAMEK; this is translated from the coding sequence ATGGGTTCAGATCTGTCAAAACGATTGAGGCAGTTGAAATTGATTGCTTTTGATTTTGATGGTATTTTTACCGATGGCAAGGTTATTGTAGATCAACACGGTAATGAAAGCGTGATTTGTAGCCGCAAAGATACGTTGCGGTTTCCAGAGTTGAGAAAGCACGGGGTTGATCTCGTGGTCATATCCAAAGAAAAAAATCCTGTGGTGACTAAACGTTGTGAAAAAATGAAGGTTGATTGCTTGCAGGGTGTGGATGAAAAGTTGATCGCATTTAAGCAATTACTACAGGCTCGAAATCTGTCTATAGTAGAAATAGCTTTTATGGGTGATGATATCAATGACATGGAATGTCTCAAATTTGCGGGTTTAGCTTTTACTGTGGCTGATGGTCATGTCGAATGTATGGCGATTGCCGATTATGTAACCAGCCGCAAGGGTGGGGATCATGCCGTCAGAGAAGTTTGTGACTTGATTTTAGAAGCGATGGAAAAGTAA
- a CDS encoding SIS domain-containing protein, whose product MITCIANDYSFDAIFSRQVQALAQSGDILLVFSTSGDSSNIVRVVEVGRNKGLATIGLLGRGGGQVRGMVNYSVVVKSDSTARIQEVHTFLIHYFCEMVELVFNPNYRR is encoded by the coding sequence TTGATCACTTGCATTGCCAATGATTATTCTTTTGATGCGATTTTTTCAAGGCAGGTTCAGGCTTTGGCACAGAGTGGCGATATTTTGTTGGTTTTTTCCACTAGCGGCGATTCATCTAATATCGTCAGAGTTGTTGAGGTTGGGAGAAATAAGGGTTTAGCCACTATAGGTCTTTTGGGTCGTGGGGGTGGTCAGGTTAGAGGAATGGTGAATTATAGTGTGGTAGTAAAATCCGACAGCACTGCTCGGATACAGGAGGTTCATACTTTTCTGATTCATTATTTTTGTGAAATGGTTGAGTTAGTTTTTAACCCTAACTATCGGAGGTAA
- a CDS encoding SIS domain-containing protein: MIGQSSGIKLGPELKTLADTFATLVSEEKTIDAIGTLIVSALRSGYKILSCGNGGSACIAEHFTEELMGRFKTDRAPLPAISLTSSSA, from the coding sequence ATGATCGGGCAATCATCAGGTATAAAGTTGGGGCCAGAGCTAAAAACACTTGCTGATACTTTCGCTACCTTAGTAAGTGAAGAAAAAACTATTGATGCTATTGGCACTTTGATTGTTAGCGCGTTAAGGTCTGGTTACAAAATATTATCTTGTGGCAACGGCGGCAGTGCTTGTATTGCCGAACATTTTACCGAGGAATTGATGGGCCGCTTTAAAACAGATAGGGCGCCCTTGCCAGCTATCTCTTTAACCTCAAGTTCTGCTTGA